The proteins below are encoded in one region of Thunnus maccoyii chromosome 24, fThuMac1.1, whole genome shotgun sequence:
- the LOC121892000 gene encoding heat shock factor 2-binding protein isoform X1 produces MSAALGGKSLALCHGAKDGFVRVRKRDLEKLTTEVMQLREFLPRVLNGDLIEMLRKSRAAQTLKEQLAQEQEQLRQECLHLQSRLDAVQTECQKEREEKLLLREQLWQSGAELQQQADFCSGLGSAACNLLWSCSAREDTVTTWLADGKLQSFLTVAAQTLESFVRSLDEEVKTQTEDHNSQEHQFVLALAGTITNIAAVTCGRDFLSSSAHILLDTLMKLLELMKPGVFPKLKVLMLMALYNVSISVRGVKYISENPGLLSLIWTLLDDGDWEVCLHSLRLLQSVLLEEEVLLLLGSSLLDPDFQARVSLLTSSVQPSLRLAAQQTLEDLQALQQGQGCKQSSL; encoded by the exons ATGTCAGCTGCATTAGGCGGGAAATCGCTGGCTCTGTGTCATGGAGCAAAG gaTGGTTTTGTTAGAGTGAGGAAAAGAGATTTAGAGAAGCTAACCACAGAAGTCATGCAGCTGAGGGAGTTCCTGCCCAGAGTTCTGAATGGGGACCTGATTGAAATGCTGCGTAAATCTCGAGCAGCACAGACAC tgAAGGAGCAACTTGCACAGGAACAGGAGCAGCTGCGACAGGAGTGTCTTCATCTTCAGTCCCGACTGGATGCAGTGCAGACTGAatgtcagaaagagagagag gagaagCTGCTGTTGCGTGAGCAGCTGtggcagagtggagcagagctgcagcagcaggcagacTTCTGCTCTGGTCTGGGATCTGCAGCTTGCAATCTGCTGTGGAGCTGCTCTGCCCGGGAGGACACAGTCACAACCTGGCTGGCTGAT GGGAAGCTGCAGTCCTTTTTGACTGTAGCTGCTCAGACTCTGGAGAGTTTTGTCAGGTCTCTGGATGAAGaggtgaaaacacaaactgaggaCCACAACTCTCAGGAGCACCAGTTTGTGTTGGCTCTGGCTGGAACCATTACAA ACATAGCAGCAGTAACGTGTGGGCGTGACTTCCTGTCCAGCTCGGCTCACATTCTGCTGGACACTCTGATGAAGCTGCTGGAGCTGATGAAGCCTGGTGTCTTCCCCAAACTGAAAGT GTTGATGCTGATGGCTCTGTATAATGTCAGCATCAGTGTTAGGGGGGTGAAGTACATCAGTGAGAACCCAGGACTGCTGTCTCTTATCTGGACCCTGCTGGATG ATGGAGACTGGGAGGTGTGTCTCCACTCTCTGCGTCTTCTGCAGTCAGTGTtgttggaggaggaggtgctgctCCTGCTGGGCTCCTCTCTGCTGGATCCAGACTTCCAGGCTCGTGTCAGCCTGCTCACCTCCAGTGTGCAGCCCAGCCTGAGACTGGCTGCCCAGCAGACCCTGGAAGACCTGCAAGCACTCCAACAG gGTCAGGGGTGTAAACAGAGCAGCCTCTGA
- the LOC121892000 gene encoding heat shock factor 2-binding protein isoform X2 produces the protein MSAALGGKSLALCHGAKDGFVRVRKRDLEKLTTEVMQLREFLPRVLNGDLIEMLRKSRAAQTLKEQLAQEQEQLRQECLHLQSRLDAVQTECQKEREEKLLLREQLWQSGAELQQQADFCSGLGSAACNLLWSCSAREDTVTTWLADGKLQSFLTVAAQTLESFVRSLDEEVKTQTEDHNSQEHQFVLALAGTITNIAAVTCGRDFLSSSAHILLDTLMKLLELMKPGVFPKLKVLMLMALYNVSISVRGVKYISENPGLLSLIWTLLDGKETSRKTKLQVTHTH, from the exons ATGTCAGCTGCATTAGGCGGGAAATCGCTGGCTCTGTGTCATGGAGCAAAG gaTGGTTTTGTTAGAGTGAGGAAAAGAGATTTAGAGAAGCTAACCACAGAAGTCATGCAGCTGAGGGAGTTCCTGCCCAGAGTTCTGAATGGGGACCTGATTGAAATGCTGCGTAAATCTCGAGCAGCACAGACAC tgAAGGAGCAACTTGCACAGGAACAGGAGCAGCTGCGACAGGAGTGTCTTCATCTTCAGTCCCGACTGGATGCAGTGCAGACTGAatgtcagaaagagagagag gagaagCTGCTGTTGCGTGAGCAGCTGtggcagagtggagcagagctgcagcagcaggcagacTTCTGCTCTGGTCTGGGATCTGCAGCTTGCAATCTGCTGTGGAGCTGCTCTGCCCGGGAGGACACAGTCACAACCTGGCTGGCTGAT GGGAAGCTGCAGTCCTTTTTGACTGTAGCTGCTCAGACTCTGGAGAGTTTTGTCAGGTCTCTGGATGAAGaggtgaaaacacaaactgaggaCCACAACTCTCAGGAGCACCAGTTTGTGTTGGCTCTGGCTGGAACCATTACAA ACATAGCAGCAGTAACGTGTGGGCGTGACTTCCTGTCCAGCTCGGCTCACATTCTGCTGGACACTCTGATGAAGCTGCTGGAGCTGATGAAGCCTGGTGTCTTCCCCAAACTGAAAGT GTTGATGCTGATGGCTCTGTATAATGTCAGCATCAGTGTTAGGGGGGTGAAGTACATCAGTGAGAACCCAGGACTGCTGTCTCTTATCTGGACCCTGCTGGATGGTAAGGAGACCAGTAGGAAGACTAAACtgcaagtcacacacacacattaa